A single genomic interval of Vanessa atalanta chromosome 12, ilVanAtal1.2, whole genome shotgun sequence harbors:
- the LOC125067646 gene encoding U3 small nucleolar RNA-associated protein 15 homolog encodes MAHISYPFKRINKAVYQKPASVLTEDAIYWKKLGLPVLVKEFGAIDYIDFCPVEPYYFAATCSVRIQIYDPITKVVTKNISKFAKAAYGGSFRRDGRLLVAGSEESAVKLFDVQSKNVLRVFNGHTGPVHRTFFSRDQVKVLSFSDDKSVCMWDIATEEKIASFSEHTDYIRTGAPSPISPDIILSGSYDHTVKLYDCRSNETILTVNHGCPVESTLFLPSGGIFISAGGTDIKVWDIFNGGKLLANISQHHKTITTLKLASNNSRLMSASLDRHVKIYDLTTFKVVHNIDFPNAVLSMSISENDDVLAVGMIDGVISIRKRVQPASLSEEKKGLFKFAPDHVETATVDMVVTKQKAIKGPDFEKFLRKMDFTKALSAVLKPYVAVKFPEKTVALMQEMLRRKVLHIAISGLLEKDIGMLLKFFRRNLGETRFTRIIIDAANVFIDVFEDKIKLFSEQNLCLYTSLQEDIKEEIDVCKRVSELEGAIGLLFSGAQVSTHIDTLEINDNLLPSSKALKDIVIDV; translated from the exons ATGGCGCATATATCATAtccatttaaaagaataaacaaaGCTGTATACCAAAAGCCGGCATCAGTTTTAACAGAAGATGCAATCTACTGGAAGAAACTGGGG ttgcCTGTTTTAGTAAAAGAATTTGGAGCTATAGATTACATAGATTTTTGCCCAGTGGAACCATATTACTTTGCAGCAACCTGCTCTGTTAGAATAcag ATATATGATCCAATTACTAAAgttgtaactaaaaatatttccaagTTTGCAAAAGCCGCTTATGGTGGTAGTTTTAGAAGGGATGGAAGACTTCTAGTTGCTGGTAGTGAAGAATCAGCTGTGAAGTTATTCGATGTACAGTCTAAGAATGTTCTAAGAGTATTTAATGGCCATACTGGACCT GTCCATAGAACATTTTTCTCAAGAGATCAAGTTAAAGTTCTTAGTTTCTCTGATGACAAATCCGTTTGCATGTGGGACATTGCTACTGAAGAGAAGATAGCAAGCTTTTCTGAACATACAGATTATATTAGAACTGGTGCCCCAAGTCCAATTTCCCCTGATATAATCCTATCTGGTAGCTATGATCATACTGTAAAGCTATATGATTGTAGATCCaatgaaacaattttaacaGTTAACCACGGCTGCCCAGTTGAGTCAACCCTATTTCTTCCATCTGGAGGAATATTTATTAGTGCAGGAGGTACTGACATTAAGGTGTGGGACATATTCAATGGTGGAAAATTATTGGCAAATATTTCTCAACACCACAAGACtataacaacattaaaattagCCAGTAACAATAGCAGACTCATGTCTGCATCTCTAGATAGACATGTAAAGATATATGATTTAACAACATTTAAAGTAGTACACAATATTGATTTCCCTAATGCAGTGCTTAGCATGTCCATATCAGAAAATGATGATGTTTTAGCAGTTGGTATGATTGATGGAGTCATTTCTATAAGAAAAAGAGTACAGCCAGCTTCTCTATCAGAAGAGAAAAAAGGCTTATTTAAATTTGCACCAGATCATGTTGAAACAGCAACAGTGGATATGGTAGTAACTAAACAGAAAGCTATCAAAGGACCAgattttgaaaagtttttaagGAAAATGGATTTTACCAAAGCTCTATCAGCTGTACTTAAACCATATGTAGCAGTTAAATTCCCAGAGAAAACAGTTGCTTTAATGCAAGAAATGCTTAGAAGGAAAGTTTTGCACATAGCTATAAGTGGATTGCTTGAAAAAGATATAGGCATGCTATTAAAATTCTTTAGGAGAAACCTTGGTGAAACAAGATTTACGAGGATTATTATTGATGcagcaaatgtttttattgatgtttttgaggataaaataaaattgttctctGAGCAAAACTTGTGCCTTTACACATCATTGCAAGAAGACATAAAAGAAGAAATTGATGTTTGCAAAAGAGTTAGTGAATTAGAAGGTGCAATAGGACTGCTATTTTCGGGTGCTCAAGTTTCTACACATATAGACACTttagaaataaatgataatttattaccaTCATCAAAGGCACTAAAAGATATTGTTattgatgtgtaa
- the LOC125067645 gene encoding mitochondrial inner membrane protein OXA1L yields MFKLLSRHGRRSGIVSLFCEKNIEVRRARVYYFYSSASSARFASTGSDVGKTTPLVEYIPEPPPIPDPLTISDVTEVVQSVAANGEPTFASLGLGGWGPVGIVQNCLEYLHISLDVPWWGAIMIGTIVVRVIMFPLVILAQRNTAVMNNNLPEIQLLQMKMTEARQTGNQLEAARYGQEMMIFMKEKGLNPLKNLLVPLAQAPLFISFFMGLRGMANCPVESMMHGGLWWFTDLTVPDQFFILPIITSVTMWATIEVGVDGGRLDSQNMHMMRYFLRAIPIVMIPFTINFPGAILVYWCSTNFISLCQVSFLKIPAIRDYFKIPKLIKHNPENLPIKKKGFVAGAKDSWTNMKLSRDLADRQRIDEMIFTRAGKGPLQKTYKYDPTKIEAKQK; encoded by the coding sequence atgtttaaattacttAGTAGACATGGACGTCGAAGCGGTATAGTCAGTTTATTCTGTGAGAAGAACATTGAGGTTAGAAGAGCGAGAGTATATTACTTCTATTCTTCAGCTAGTTCAGCGCGTTTCGCTTCTACCGGTAGTGATGTCGGTAAAACTACGCCGTTGGTGGAATATATTCCAGAGCCACCACCGATACCTGATCCTTTAACTATCAGTGATGTTACAGAAGTAGTTCAGTCCGTGGCTGCTAACGGTGAACCAACGTTTGCCAGTCTTGGTCTTGGAGGATGGGGCCCAGTAGGAATTGTTCAAAATTGCTTAGAATACCTACACATCTCACTCGATGTTCCTTGGTGGGGTGCTATCATGATTGGAACTATAGTTGTAAGAGTTATCATGTTCCCTCTCGTAATTCTAGCACAAAGAAATACTGCAGTTATGAATAACAATTTACCAGAAATCCAATTACTTCAAATGAAAATGACAGAGGCTAGGCAAACAGGAAATCAGTTAGAAGCAGCTCGTTATGGACAAGAAATGATGATTTTCATGAAAGAAAAAGGTTTAAATCCCTTAAAAAATCTCCTAGTTCCTCTGGCTCAAGCTCCactctttatttcatttttcatgGGATTAAGAGGTATGGCAAATTGTCCAGTCGAAAGTATGATGCATGGTGGATTATGGTGGTTTACAGATCTTACTGTACCTGATCAATTCTTTATTTTACCTATAATAACAAGTGTGACAATGTGGGCCACCATTGAAGTTGGTGTAGATGGTGGACGTCTTGATTCCCAAAATATGCACATGATGAGGTATTTCCTTAGAGCAATTCCAATAGTTATGATACCTTTTACAATAAACTTTCCTGGGGCAATTTTAGTATATTGGTGCTCGACAAATTTCATTTCTCTATGTCAAGTATCTTTCTTGAAGATACCAGCAATAAGAGATTATTTCAAAATACCAAAACTTATCAAACACAATCCCGAGAATTTGCCAATTAAGAAAAAGGGATTTGTAGCGGGAGCTAAGGACTCATGGACAAACATGAAACTATCGAGGGACCTTGCTGACAGACAGAGAATCGATGAAATGATATTTACAAGAGCTGGTAAAGGGCCTTTgcaaaaaacttataaatacgaTCCAACGAAAATCGAagccaaacaaaaataa